A genomic window from Haladaptatus caseinilyticus includes:
- the ligA gene encoding NAD-dependent DNA ligase LigA has protein sequence MAEVSADENPYVEDPRTDFESVEALSTDNAREQAELLREAIRHHDYRYYVENDPIIADRTYDTLFTRLRELEDTFGIQTDDSPTRRVGGEPVDELQTVEHVTPMLSIDSSGESDDVRDFDDRIRREVGDDVEYVCDPKFDGLSLEVVYEDGEYVRAATRGDGREGDDVTENVRTISSIPHHLRGDYPDFLAVRGEVYMPRDAFQEFNRERVERGEDPFANPRNAAAGSLRQLDSSVTASRPLDCFFYDVLDASEEFPTHWSEYETLPTYGLKVVNRTELVEDIEDAIIYRDDLMAEREELNYEIDGVVIKVNDRSACAALGTTARSYRWSYAYKFPARAEVTEITDVILQVGRTGRLTPVALLEPVDVGGVTVSRASLHNPEEIAEKNVNVGDEVRVQRAGDVIPYVSEVMEKRNEGHYEFPDHCPVCDSPIERDGPIAFCTGGLACDAQLRRAVAYYASDDGLDIEGLGEERVEQLIDGGLIESLPDLYELDADDLLELDGWGAKSAENLLAEIEESRRPQLANFVSAIGIPRVGTETARALAREFGSMEVLMTGSRDELESVPDIGPIVANQVREFFDSERNREVIEELLTHVEPEAEETDGGDELAGLTFVFTGSLSRSRSDISDFVEAHGANATGSVSGNTDYLVVGESPGQTKREDAEERGVPVVEEDEFWDVLDENGVERAELDER, from the coding sequence ATGGCAGAGGTGAGCGCGGATGAAAACCCCTACGTCGAGGATCCACGAACCGATTTCGAGTCGGTCGAAGCACTGAGTACAGACAACGCGCGCGAGCAGGCCGAACTCCTTCGGGAGGCGATTCGACACCACGATTATCGGTACTACGTCGAGAACGATCCGATCATCGCCGACCGAACCTACGACACGCTCTTCACGCGCTTGCGGGAACTCGAGGACACCTTCGGCATTCAGACGGACGACAGTCCGACGCGTCGAGTCGGCGGCGAACCGGTGGACGAACTCCAAACCGTCGAGCACGTCACACCGATGCTCTCCATCGACTCCAGTGGCGAATCCGACGACGTACGTGATTTCGACGACCGGATACGACGGGAAGTCGGCGACGACGTCGAGTACGTCTGTGACCCGAAGTTCGACGGGCTTTCGCTCGAAGTCGTTTACGAGGACGGCGAGTACGTTCGCGCCGCAACCCGTGGCGATGGCCGAGAAGGCGACGACGTGACCGAAAACGTCCGAACCATTTCGAGTATTCCACATCATCTCCGCGGTGACTATCCGGATTTCCTCGCTGTTCGCGGCGAGGTGTACATGCCTCGGGACGCCTTTCAGGAGTTCAACCGCGAGCGAGTCGAAAGAGGAGAGGACCCCTTCGCCAATCCGCGAAACGCCGCCGCCGGATCGCTTCGACAGCTCGATTCGTCCGTCACCGCGAGCCGCCCACTGGACTGTTTCTTTTACGACGTGCTGGACGCGAGCGAGGAATTCCCGACGCACTGGTCGGAGTACGAGACCCTGCCAACGTACGGCCTGAAGGTGGTAAACAGGACGGAACTGGTCGAGGACATCGAGGACGCCATCATTTACCGGGACGACTTGATGGCGGAACGCGAGGAACTGAACTACGAAATCGACGGCGTCGTCATCAAAGTGAACGACCGCTCCGCCTGCGCTGCACTCGGAACGACCGCGCGCTCCTATCGCTGGTCGTACGCCTACAAATTCCCGGCACGTGCGGAAGTGACCGAGATTACCGACGTGATACTCCAAGTCGGGAGGACGGGACGATTGACCCCCGTTGCCTTGCTCGAACCGGTGGACGTGGGTGGCGTCACCGTCTCGCGGGCCAGCCTTCACAACCCTGAGGAAATCGCAGAGAAAAACGTCAACGTCGGCGACGAGGTGCGAGTCCAGCGGGCAGGTGACGTGATTCCATACGTCTCCGAAGTGATGGAGAAACGGAACGAGGGGCACTACGAGTTCCCCGACCACTGTCCGGTCTGTGACAGTCCCATCGAGCGCGATGGACCGATCGCGTTCTGTACGGGCGGACTCGCCTGCGATGCCCAACTCCGGCGCGCAGTCGCCTACTACGCGAGCGACGATGGACTCGACATCGAAGGATTGGGCGAGGAGCGTGTCGAACAGCTCATCGACGGCGGCCTCATCGAATCGCTTCCAGACCTCTACGAACTGGACGCCGACGACCTGCTCGAACTCGACGGCTGGGGCGCGAAGAGCGCGGAGAACCTGCTCGCGGAGATCGAGGAATCCAGACGGCCACAGCTCGCGAACTTCGTCTCAGCCATCGGGATTCCCCGTGTCGGAACCGAGACGGCCCGCGCGTTGGCTCGCGAATTCGGGTCGATGGAGGTCCTGATGACTGGCTCGCGCGACGAACTCGAATCCGTGCCGGACATCGGACCGATCGTGGCGAACCAGGTTCGGGAGTTTTTCGACTCCGAGCGCAACCGCGAGGTCATCGAGGAACTGCTGACCCACGTCGAACCGGAAGCGGAGGAAACCGACGGCGGCGACGAACTCGCCGGTCTGACGTTCGTGTTCACCGGGTCACTCTCCCGCTCGCGCTCCGATATCTCCGATTTCGTCGAAGCGCACGGCGCGAACGCGACGGGAAGCGTTTCCGGCAACACGGACTACCTCGTCGTCGGCGAGAGTCCGGGGCAGACGAAGCGTGAGGACGCCGAAGAGCGAGGCGTGCCGGTTGTAGAAGAGGACGAGTTCTGGGACGTGTTGGACGAAAACGGCGTCGAGCGAGCGGAATTGGACGAACGCTAG
- a CDS encoding ABC transporter permease yields the protein MTWQAVARKDFRDSLRSRWFWVVSAIFVGLFNGSAYFVGKGLGNTNQNASTDAFIALLGGKVVALLVPLIALVVAYSAIIGERETGTIKLMLSLPHSRQDIVVGKLLGRSGVIAVPIFLGLIAAAVVLVIFGISLKIVSYLLFTVLTVALGVTFVSLAIGISAAASTNRRAMVGSVALYVLFTQLWKHVRRSLLVLDDKLSLGLETAQFAKYGLFVKYFNPVRAYETLVASLYMGGTLDARLYQLSGIQLQLYKQAIGEMPFYLSNAVVLAQFLLWLLIPIAVGYLIFDRADL from the coding sequence ATGACGTGGCAGGCGGTCGCCAGAAAGGACTTCCGCGACTCGCTTCGGTCACGGTGGTTCTGGGTCGTCTCGGCGATTTTCGTCGGCCTGTTCAACGGTAGCGCGTACTTCGTCGGGAAGGGTCTCGGCAACACGAATCAAAACGCCAGCACTGACGCCTTTATTGCCTTGTTGGGTGGAAAAGTCGTCGCGCTCCTCGTCCCACTCATCGCGCTCGTCGTCGCCTACAGCGCCATCATCGGCGAACGAGAGACTGGCACGATAAAACTCATGCTGTCGCTTCCCCATTCCCGGCAGGACATCGTCGTGGGAAAGCTACTCGGACGGAGCGGCGTCATCGCCGTGCCGATTTTCCTCGGTCTGATAGCCGCCGCAGTCGTGCTCGTGATCTTCGGCATCTCGCTCAAAATCGTGAGCTACCTGCTGTTCACCGTTCTCACAGTCGCGCTCGGCGTGACGTTCGTCAGCCTCGCCATCGGGATTTCGGCCGCCGCGTCGACGAACCGCCGTGCGATGGTCGGGTCGGTCGCACTGTACGTCCTGTTCACGCAGCTGTGGAAGCACGTCCGTCGGTCGTTGTTGGTCCTCGACGACAAACTCTCGCTCGGATTGGAGACGGCACAGTTCGCGAAATACGGACTGTTCGTCAAATATTTCAACCCCGTTCGAGCCTACGAAACCCTCGTCGCCAGCCTCTATATGGGAGGGACGCTAGACGCGCGGTTATATCAGCTGAGCGGGATTCAACTCCAACTCTACAAACAGGCTATCGGCGAGATGCCGTTCTATCTCTCGAACGCCGTCGTGCTAGCGCAGTTCCTACTCTGGTTGCTCATCCCCATCGCAGTCGGGTATCTGATCTTCGACCGAGCGGACCTCTAG
- a CDS encoding ABC transporter ATP-binding protein codes for MAAIRLDGVTKRYGAVTAVNDLSLDVKEGEVFGFLGPNGAGKSTTINLILDFIRPTAGSVEVLGMDAQEESVAVRRQTGVLPEGFSVYDRLTGLQHVEFAIESKEADDDPEELLDRVGLLDDADRKAGGYSKGMAQRLAFAMALVGDPDLLILDEPSTGLDPNGAREMREIIRNEKARGATIFFSSHILGQVEAVCDRVGILHDGELVAEDSIEGLRRNAGGDTTLTVETSSLPPNAVEDVRDVDGVTGVTRDGDILIVTCEASVKTTVIATLENAGVDIEDFETEEASLEDLFVTYTETEVTA; via the coding sequence ATGGCCGCCATTCGACTCGACGGCGTGACGAAGCGATACGGCGCCGTCACCGCCGTCAACGACCTCTCGCTCGACGTAAAAGAGGGGGAGGTGTTCGGTTTTCTCGGACCGAACGGTGCGGGAAAATCGACGACGATCAATCTCATTCTCGATTTCATTCGGCCGACTGCGGGTAGCGTCGAAGTTCTCGGGATGGATGCACAGGAAGAAAGCGTCGCCGTCCGCCGGCAAACCGGCGTTCTTCCGGAAGGATTCTCGGTATACGATCGCCTGACGGGCCTCCAGCACGTCGAATTCGCTATCGAATCGAAGGAGGCAGACGACGACCCGGAGGAACTTCTCGACCGAGTCGGCCTCCTCGACGACGCCGACCGAAAGGCGGGCGGGTATTCGAAAGGGATGGCCCAACGACTCGCCTTCGCGATGGCACTCGTCGGCGACCCCGACTTGCTCATTCTGGACGAACCATCGACCGGTCTCGACCCGAACGGTGCGCGTGAGATGCGCGAAATCATCAGGAATGAAAAAGCGCGCGGCGCGACCATCTTCTTTTCCAGCCACATCCTCGGGCAGGTCGAAGCCGTCTGCGACCGCGTCGGCATTCTCCACGACGGCGAACTCGTCGCGGAGGATTCCATCGAAGGGCTTCGCCGGAATGCCGGTGGCGACACCACGCTCACCGTCGAGACGAGTTCGCTACCGCCGAACGCAGTCGAAGACGTTCGTGATGTCGACGGTGTGACGGGAGTCACCCGCGACGGCGACATCCTGATCGTGACCTGTGAGGCGAGCGTCAAAACAACCGTCATCGCGACGCTCGAAAACGCGGGTGTGGACATCGAGGACTTCGAGACGGAGGAGGCCTCGCTGGAAGACCTCTTCGTAACTTACACGGAAACGGAGGTGACGGCATGA
- a CDS encoding arylsulfotransferase family protein, translated as MNSNSKRRLRALFAALLTLSVLTVGYGVATSWTETTFESHIDGNDVNRDVQVAPKTDGITVIATDSNSWRGEASEGPRARAELVALNPNGTVRYYNDTHTRYWDVDPVQGTTATVEYSYADHLSGDECPGADEWNASEYGVSQETWDTYYDTHGDVNACTFNGVERVNLTTGEVRQVWGHPTPGKEATRYHDVDRINETHLVVADIYLDGVFVVNTETDDIVWRWNASDDFDPESTGGPFPKDWSHINDVEILEDGRITVSIRNLDRVVFLSPDNHTAIKSQTLGEEDNYDILYEQHNPDYINESNGGPADIVADSENNRVIEYQRTDDGKWKQTWIWRDGRMQWPRDADRLPNGHTLIGDSNGNRVLEVDENGKVVWQLNIAFPYEVERLGTGDESTNGPSAQSAEITPRSGNIGDQFWIAVKGLIPGKYLNGLMYITPVWMGVPEVFAIVFGFVTVLVWGGIEASWYVSSRRKTSGDRSDEQSMD; from the coding sequence ATGAATTCAAACTCGAAACGCCGCCTTCGAGCACTGTTCGCCGCCCTCCTCACCCTCTCGGTTTTGACGGTAGGCTACGGTGTTGCGACCTCGTGGACGGAAACGACGTTCGAATCCCATATCGACGGAAACGATGTCAACCGAGACGTACAAGTCGCCCCGAAAACGGACGGTATCACGGTAATCGCGACGGACTCCAACTCGTGGCGAGGAGAGGCCAGCGAAGGTCCGCGGGCGAGAGCCGAACTCGTCGCGCTTAATCCGAACGGAACGGTTCGATATTACAACGACACTCACACCCGCTACTGGGACGTTGACCCCGTTCAGGGGACGACGGCGACGGTGGAGTACTCCTACGCGGACCACCTTAGCGGGGACGAATGTCCGGGCGCCGACGAGTGGAACGCCAGCGAGTACGGCGTCAGCCAGGAGACGTGGGACACCTACTACGATACCCACGGCGACGTGAACGCCTGTACGTTCAATGGTGTCGAGCGCGTCAACCTCACGACCGGTGAGGTTCGGCAGGTGTGGGGCCACCCCACGCCCGGAAAGGAAGCGACGCGGTACCACGACGTGGACCGCATCAACGAGACGCACCTCGTCGTCGCCGACATCTACCTCGATGGGGTGTTCGTCGTCAACACCGAGACCGACGACATCGTATGGCGTTGGAATGCCTCCGACGATTTCGACCCGGAGAGCACCGGTGGCCCGTTCCCGAAGGACTGGTCGCACATCAACGACGTCGAAATCCTGGAAGACGGCCGAATCACGGTAAGCATTCGGAACTTGGACCGTGTCGTGTTCCTCTCCCCGGACAATCACACTGCTATCAAGTCACAGACTCTCGGCGAGGAGGACAACTACGACATCCTCTACGAGCAGCACAATCCCGACTACATCAACGAATCCAACGGCGGTCCCGCGGATATCGTCGCCGACAGCGAGAACAATCGCGTCATCGAATATCAGCGAACCGACGACGGAAAGTGGAAGCAGACGTGGATTTGGCGGGATGGACGAATGCAGTGGCCACGGGACGCCGACCGACTTCCGAACGGACACACGCTGATCGGTGACTCGAACGGCAACCGCGTCCTCGAGGTCGATGAAAACGGCAAGGTCGTCTGGCAACTCAACATCGCATTCCCCTACGAAGTAGAACGACTCGGAACTGGCGACGAGTCCACGAACGGACCGAGTGCCCAGTCCGCGGAAATCACCCCCCGTTCCGGAAACATCGGTGACCAGTTCTGGATCGCCGTGAAGGGTCTCATCCCCGGAAAATATCTAAACGGCTTGATGTATATCACGCCGGTTTGGATGGGCGTTCCCGAAGTGTTCGCCATCGTGTTCGGATTTGTGACCGTCCTCGTTTGGGGAGGCATCGAAGCGAGTTGGTACGTGAGCAGTCGCCGAAAAACGTCTGGCGACCGGTCCGACGAACAGTCCATGGACTGA
- a CDS encoding excinuclease ABC subunit C: MDAATVRERAKELPREPGVYQFLEGDTVRYVGKAVDLRARVRSYADPRSNRIGRMVERADALDFAVTDTETQALLLEANLIKRYQPRYNVRLKDDKSYPLVQVTGHEFPQIEITRDPNREGATVFGPFTNKSHVETVVKALRETYGIRGCSDYKFANRDRPCLDYDIGLCTAPCTNEIGREAYLGDVKSVERFLGGETDVLVTPLRREMESAAQNREFERAANLRDRLEAVESFHGGDADAISSRTDERTVDVLGASVEGEHATVARLHSERGQLVDRDRHTLSVPDGDDVAAVLGGFIPQFYAERDLPDALLLSERPDDTDVLDWLESEGVAVRVPGAGREATLVDLALKNARRGANAPDELRALADGLSMSAIDRIEGFDVSHAQGSSVVGSNVVFVGGSPEKSDYRRKKLTEKNDDYDNMRALIRWRANRAIGGHDERPDPDLLLIDGGKGQLDAAREALDEIGWDVPAVGLAKAEEIVITPNRTFDWPSDAPQLHVLQRVRDEAHRFAVQYHQTLRDDVSTELDGVRGVGPETRRKLFRRFGSLDGIRSASDDELREITGVGEKTVSAIRDRF; encoded by the coding sequence ATGGACGCCGCGACGGTCAGAGAGCGTGCGAAGGAACTCCCCCGTGAACCCGGTGTGTATCAGTTTTTAGAGGGCGATACCGTCCGGTACGTCGGCAAAGCGGTTGACCTTCGAGCACGGGTTCGGTCGTACGCAGACCCACGAAGCAACCGCATCGGTCGGATGGTCGAGCGCGCCGACGCGCTCGATTTCGCGGTGACCGACACGGAGACACAGGCGCTCTTGCTGGAAGCGAACCTCATCAAACGCTATCAGCCGCGGTACAACGTCCGCCTAAAGGACGACAAATCGTATCCGCTCGTCCAGGTAACGGGTCACGAATTTCCGCAAATCGAGATTACTCGCGACCCGAATCGTGAGGGCGCGACCGTTTTCGGGCCGTTCACCAACAAATCCCACGTCGAAACCGTGGTCAAGGCCCTTCGGGAAACCTACGGAATTCGGGGCTGTTCGGACTATAAGTTCGCCAACCGCGACCGACCCTGCCTCGATTACGACATCGGACTCTGCACCGCACCCTGTACGAACGAAATCGGACGCGAGGCGTACCTCGGCGACGTGAAAAGCGTCGAGCGGTTCCTGGGTGGCGAGACGGACGTGCTGGTGACCCCCCTCCGCCGGGAGATGGAATCGGCCGCCCAGAACCGCGAGTTCGAGCGCGCGGCCAACCTTCGGGACCGACTCGAAGCGGTCGAATCGTTCCACGGCGGCGACGCCGATGCGATTTCGTCGCGGACCGACGAACGAACTGTGGACGTGCTCGGTGCCTCGGTCGAAGGCGAACATGCCACGGTCGCGCGACTCCATAGCGAGCGCGGTCAACTGGTCGACCGCGACCGGCACACGCTTTCGGTTCCGGACGGCGACGACGTGGCCGCGGTGCTCGGCGGTTTCATTCCCCAATTTTACGCCGAGCGCGACCTACCTGACGCCCTCCTGCTCTCCGAGCGCCCCGACGATACGGACGTACTCGACTGGTTGGAGTCCGAAGGCGTCGCGGTACGTGTGCCGGGTGCGGGAAGGGAAGCAACGCTCGTCGATTTGGCGTTGAAGAACGCCCGGCGGGGTGCCAACGCTCCCGACGAACTCCGGGCGTTAGCGGACGGACTCTCGATGTCCGCGATCGACCGAATCGAGGGATTCGACGTGAGTCACGCACAGGGATCGTCCGTCGTCGGCAGCAACGTCGTGTTTGTCGGTGGATCTCCCGAGAAGTCCGACTATCGACGGAAGAAACTGACTGAAAAAAACGACGACTACGACAACATGCGCGCCCTGATTCGATGGCGCGCGAATCGGGCAATCGGAGGACACGACGAGCGACCGGACCCCGATTTACTGCTTATCGACGGCGGGAAGGGACAACTCGACGCCGCACGGGAGGCGCTGGACGAAATCGGATGGGACGTACCCGCCGTCGGTCTGGCCAAAGCCGAGGAAATCGTCATCACGCCCAACCGAACCTTCGACTGGCCGAGCGACGCCCCGCAACTGCACGTCCTCCAGCGAGTACGCGACGAAGCCCATCGATTCGCCGTTCAATACCATCAGACGCTTCGGGATGATGTCTCGACGGAGTTGGACGGCGTTCGCGGTGTCGGACCGGAAACGCGCCGAAAGCTGTTCCGCCGTTTCGGGAGTTTGGACGGGATTCGAAGCGCCTCGGACGACGAACTGCGTGAAATCACCGGTGTCGGGGAAAAGACTGTTTCCGCGATTCGGGACCGATTTTGA
- a CDS encoding ATP-dependent DNA helicase has protein sequence MSTTNEYMRFFPYESPYDNQQEAMDRIYNGLARGQDVVFEGACGTGKTLSSLVPALEYAREEDKTVVITTNVHQQMRQFVTEAREINRNESLRAVVFRGKGSMCHIDVDYQECQVLRDNTYEVVDKERDKEELEQRQRELLKVMQDGDKTAAEARSAVMDELDQIQDEVENLREANVCDYYYNNLTEDTGEFYQWLYDDVRTPDDIYEFAEEQGMCGYELLKDGMEGVDLVVCNYHHLLDPMIREQFFRWLGRDPEDVITIFDEAHNIEGTARDHASRTLTENTLDSALDELQESDDFRSETGFNVLAAFQRALTSTYEDSFGFGERETVGENWQDVAIANENKRDELTLHFLQEYTGKGIDDELDDALGLAKELDQQYEEAYKEGDAKTRQECQTLQAASFVKSYMDEGAELGQYPVVGVRRDEGTDEVYGRAELYTCIPREVTKDLFDEVYATVLMSATLRPFDVLSDVLGLTEPVTLAYGLQFPDENRRTFAVESPALFASERSERETQETIADVLTETVKFTAGNTLVFFPSYSEAERYRDLVRNRIDGRLYFDEAGTPVEELRQQFTNDSNGVLFTSLWGTLAEGVSFDGDDARTVVVVGVPYPHLDDRMDAVQDAYDRVFADRSGRNSGWEYAIEIPTIRKTRQALGRVIRSPGDFGIRVLLDKRYTEKSVREMGKYSVRETFPPEERDEMLDIAPEKLKFAMLNFFTDRDAWDGNPPKPQ, from the coding sequence GTGTCGACGACGAACGAGTACATGCGGTTCTTCCCATACGAGTCGCCCTACGACAATCAGCAGGAGGCGATGGACCGCATCTACAACGGGCTGGCGCGCGGACAGGACGTGGTCTTCGAGGGCGCGTGCGGGACAGGAAAGACACTCTCATCGCTCGTACCCGCACTTGAGTACGCCCGCGAGGAGGACAAAACGGTAGTCATCACGACGAACGTCCATCAGCAGATGCGTCAGTTCGTCACCGAAGCGCGCGAGATAAACCGGAACGAATCCCTGCGCGCCGTCGTCTTTCGCGGCAAAGGGTCGATGTGCCACATCGACGTGGATTATCAGGAGTGTCAGGTACTTCGGGACAACACCTACGAAGTCGTCGATAAGGAACGTGACAAGGAGGAACTCGAGCAGCGTCAGCGCGAACTGCTCAAAGTGATGCAGGACGGCGACAAAACTGCCGCGGAAGCCCGTAGCGCGGTGATGGACGAACTCGACCAGATACAGGACGAAGTCGAGAACCTGCGCGAAGCGAACGTCTGTGACTACTACTACAACAACCTCACCGAGGACACCGGGGAGTTCTACCAGTGGCTCTATGACGACGTTCGGACGCCCGACGACATCTACGAGTTCGCCGAAGAACAGGGGATGTGCGGCTACGAACTGCTGAAAGACGGGATGGAAGGCGTCGATTTGGTCGTCTGCAACTACCACCACCTCCTCGACCCGATGATACGCGAGCAATTCTTCCGATGGTTGGGCCGCGACCCGGAGGACGTCATCACCATCTTCGACGAAGCCCACAATATCGAAGGAACCGCCCGGGACCACGCTTCGCGGACGCTGACCGAGAACACCCTCGACAGCGCGCTGGACGAGTTGCAGGAGAGCGATGACTTCCGGAGCGAAACCGGGTTCAACGTCCTTGCCGCGTTCCAGCGTGCGCTCACGAGTACGTACGAGGACTCGTTCGGGTTCGGAGAGCGCGAAACAGTCGGCGAGAACTGGCAGGACGTCGCGATCGCGAACGAGAACAAACGTGACGAACTCACCCTGCATTTCCTTCAAGAGTATACGGGAAAGGGAATCGACGACGAACTGGACGACGCGTTGGGACTCGCCAAGGAACTCGACCAGCAGTACGAGGAGGCGTACAAGGAGGGCGATGCGAAGACCCGTCAGGAATGCCAGACGCTCCAAGCCGCCAGTTTCGTCAAGTCGTACATGGACGAGGGGGCCGAACTCGGCCAGTATCCCGTTGTCGGGGTTCGGCGGGACGAAGGCACCGACGAAGTGTACGGGAGAGCGGAGCTGTACACCTGCATCCCGCGCGAAGTGACGAAGGACCTCTTCGACGAGGTGTACGCGACGGTGCTCATGAGCGCGACCCTTCGGCCCTTCGACGTGCTGTCGGACGTGCTCGGGTTGACGGAACCGGTGACGCTGGCCTACGGTCTCCAGTTCCCCGACGAAAATCGCCGGACGTTTGCGGTCGAATCGCCCGCCCTGTTCGCCAGCGAGCGAAGCGAACGGGAGACACAAGAGACCATCGCGGACGTGCTGACCGAGACGGTGAAATTCACCGCCGGAAACACGCTCGTCTTCTTCCCGAGTTACAGCGAGGCTGAACGCTACCGTGACCTCGTGCGAAACCGAATCGACGGGAGGCTTTACTTCGACGAGGCGGGGACGCCCGTCGAGGAACTCCGCCAACAGTTCACGAATGATTCGAACGGCGTCCTTTTCACCTCGCTCTGGGGGACGCTCGCGGAGGGCGTCAGTTTCGACGGCGACGACGCCCGAACCGTCGTCGTGGTCGGCGTTCCGTACCCACACCTTGACGACAGAATGGACGCCGTGCAGGACGCCTACGACAGGGTGTTCGCCGACCGCTCCGGACGAAATTCGGGCTGGGAGTACGCCATCGAGATACCGACGATCCGAAAGACGCGGCAGGCGCTCGGCCGCGTGATTCGCTCGCCGGGGGATTTCGGCATCAGGGTGCTGTTGGACAAACGCTACACCGAAAAAAGCGTTCGAGAGATGGGGAAATACAGCGTTCGGGAGACGTTTCCACCGGAAGAGCGCGACGAGATGCTGGATATCGCCCCGGAAAAGCTCAAGTTCGCCATGCTGAACTTCTTCACTGACAGGGACGCATGGGACGGCAACCCGCCGAAACCGCAGTGA
- a CDS encoding 2'-5' RNA ligase family protein, which translates to MYSLNVPVPGEVARLAEELRPSLYQFDTVRDQHTLVVKRFGDHKNYDRLEMQVRTALVGSPAFEAKIAEIDIFEDPARGDGPVVYLAVESPGLRDLHSELVSEFDCIEGIEGDDYVPHVTLARGGNLDVARQLTERDTDPITWTVTRLQLWDATYEEPAATISLPA; encoded by the coding sequence GTGTACAGCCTCAACGTTCCCGTTCCCGGCGAGGTCGCCCGACTCGCGGAGGAACTGCGGCCGTCGCTCTACCAGTTCGATACCGTGCGCGACCAACATACCCTCGTCGTCAAGCGATTCGGCGACCACAAAAATTACGATCGACTCGAAATGCAGGTTCGAACCGCACTCGTCGGGTCGCCAGCCTTCGAAGCCAAAATCGCTGAAATCGACATCTTCGAGGATCCGGCACGCGGTGATGGCCCAGTCGTCTACCTCGCCGTCGAAAGTCCCGGACTGCGTGACCTTCACAGCGAACTGGTTTCCGAGTTCGACTGTATCGAGGGCATCGAGGGCGACGACTATGTTCCCCACGTGACGCTCGCCCGCGGCGGAAATCTCGACGTCGCTCGGCAACTTACGGAACGAGACACCGATCCGATTACGTGGACTGTTACGCGACTCCAACTTTGGGATGCGACCTACGAGGAACCGGCCGCGACGATTTCGCTTCCCGCGTGA
- a CDS encoding argininosuccinate synthase — MKSVALAFSGGLDTTVCVPLLEEEYGYDEVIGVTVDVGQPEAEFAEAEETAEALNLEHYVVDAKDAFAEQCLDAVKANATYQGYPLGTALARPVIAEAILDVAKENGCDAVAHGCTGKGNDQLRFEAVWRASDLEVIAPVRELGLTRKWEMEYADEHELPVEGGNEGVWSIDTNLWSRSVEGGNLEDPGYVPPEDIYEWTTKPGAETELIEIEFENGKPVAIDGETYDAVELIEYLNELAGKHGVGRTDLMEDRMLGLKVRENYEHPAATTLLNAHQALEGLVLTKEERSSKTGIDQQWSEKAYEGLLSAPVVDALDGFINTTQEKVTGTVTVKFEGGQARPVARESEYAVYSEDAASFNTETVGKIEQADATGVAKYHGYQARLANNE, encoded by the coding sequence ATGAAATCCGTTGCACTCGCCTTCTCGGGCGGACTCGACACCACAGTATGCGTCCCCCTCCTCGAAGAGGAGTACGGCTACGATGAGGTAATCGGCGTCACTGTAGACGTGGGACAACCCGAAGCGGAGTTCGCGGAAGCGGAGGAAACCGCGGAGGCACTCAACCTGGAACACTACGTCGTGGACGCGAAAGACGCATTCGCGGAACAGTGTCTCGACGCGGTGAAGGCCAACGCGACGTATCAGGGCTATCCACTTGGAACGGCACTCGCACGCCCGGTAATCGCGGAGGCGATTTTGGACGTTGCGAAAGAGAACGGCTGTGACGCCGTCGCGCACGGTTGTACTGGAAAAGGAAACGATCAGTTACGTTTCGAGGCGGTCTGGCGTGCCTCCGATTTGGAAGTCATCGCGCCCGTGCGTGAACTCGGCCTGACCCGCAAGTGGGAGATGGAATACGCCGACGAACACGAACTCCCCGTCGAAGGTGGCAACGAGGGCGTCTGGAGCATCGACACGAACCTCTGGAGTCGCTCCGTCGAGGGCGGCAATCTGGAGGACCCCGGCTACGTTCCGCCGGAGGACATCTACGAGTGGACGACGAAACCGGGTGCGGAAACGGAACTCATCGAGATCGAGTTCGAGAACGGGAAACCGGTCGCAATCGACGGCGAGACCTACGACGCAGTCGAACTCATCGAGTATCTGAACGAACTCGCGGGCAAACACGGCGTCGGTCGCACCGACCTTATGGAAGACCGCATGCTCGGCCTGAAGGTGCGCGAGAACTACGAGCACCCAGCGGCGACGACCCTTCTCAACGCGCACCAGGCCCTCGAAGGGTTGGTGCTGACGAAAGAGGAGCGCTCGTCCAAAACCGGAATCGACCAACAGTGGTCCGAAAAGGCTTACGAGGGACTGCTTTCCGCCCCAGTCGTGGACGCCCTCGACGGCTTCATCAACACGACACAGGAGAAAGTCACCGGCACGGTGACGGTCAAATTCGAAGGCGGACAGGCCCGCCCGGTCGCCCGCGAGAGCGAGTACGCGGTGTACTCCGAGGACGCCGCCTCGTTCAACACGGAAACCGTCGGCAAGATCGAGCAGGCTGACGCGACGGGCGTCGCGAAATACCACGGCTATCAGGCACGCCTCGCGAATAATGAGTGA